The Candida albicans SC5314 chromosome 5, complete sequence genome includes a region encoding these proteins:
- a CDS encoding putative RNA helicase (Ortholog(s) have mRNA binding activity, role in cytoplasmic translation, regulation of translation and cytosol, polysomal ribosome localization) produces the protein MASYTVSSTKSYMQAMQPMIEALNRINTGNKQQKVPNIDNENAKITPIDKILNKFANVTIDSLKHIGNKSSGADVVIHEIEDACNKISKQRGLEKSEIYTLVKSLLLQSPTDEELQSSLFDILGFDEFDLISKIIQNKRAFATRESSGLMSSEERAQQVIDNHQRAKNQTLLPKSTHQKYPNVFKNPDVGNIISITGKKFALPQGTTRDSYATHEELVIPYPENKPNKWISEKNLVKISDLDFLCQGTFKNYKNLNKMQSLVYPVAYNTNENMLVCAPTGAGKTDVALLTILHTINQFVTETVTEDGDVSVDIDYDEFKIVYVAPLKALAAEIVEKYSKKLKWLGINVRELTGDMQLTRQEIINTQIIVTTPEKWDVVTRKSTGDSELVAKVKLLIIDEVHLLHEDRGSVIETLVARTLRQVESTQSMIRVVGLSATLPNYMDVADFLGVNRSVGMFYFDQSFRPVPLQQQILGVRGKAGSKLARENIDKVSYEKLADYINQGLQVMVFVHSRKDTVNTARTFIRMAVEYGESEIFNCSEADSYEKYKREASNKNRSKELKELFVHGFGVHHAGMLRSDRNLTEKMFESGAIKVLCCTATLAWGVNLPAAVVIVKGTQVYDSKAGGFVDLGISDVIQIFGRAGRPQYEKFGTGILCTTSDKLDHYVSLLTQQHPIESKFGDKLIDNLNAEISLGTVTNVEEAVQWLGYTYMMVRMKQNPFAYGIDWKELQEDPSLTNRRREMVFTCAKRLHHLQMIIFDENSEAFTPKDLGRIASDFYLLSNSVEIFNQMMNPLATEADILSMISMSSEFDSIKFREEESKELKQLVEEDAPCQVAGDVDSPQGKTNILLQAFVSQAHIKDSALISDSNYVAQNSARICRSLFLIAMNRRWGKLMNIMLSLCKSIDKRIWAFEHPMTQFELPQPVLRNIKAKNPSMLALRDMEAGELGDLVHNFKMGSILYKLIGKFPFIDIESEIFPITTNVMRVHVDLQPDFVWDDKYHGSAQFFWLTVEESDRSEILHVEKFILHKKQLHSPHEMDFMIPLSDPLPAQVVVRVVSDSWIGSETVHAVSFQHLIRPSNETIKTDLLRLQPLPVTALHNPDVEQIYSSKFKYFNPMQTMVFHSLYNTNSSVFVGSPTGSGKTVVAELAIWHAFNEFPSSKVVYIAPMKALVRERVDDWRERICKNTSHRLVELTGDSLPTIQEVKEADIIITTPEKFDGISRNWQTRKFVQQVSLVIMDEIHLLASDRGPILEMIVSRMNYISSQTKKPIRLLGMSTAVSNAFDMAGWLGVKNGLFNFPQSVRPVPLQMYIDGFPENLAFCPLMKTMNKPAFMAIKQHSPNKPVLIFVASRRQTRLTALDLIHLCGMESNPRRFLKISDDELQDILENVKDDTLRLSLQFGMGLHHAGLVESDRQISHKLFEQGKIQILIATSTLAWGVNLPAHLVIIKGTQFFDAKIEAYRDMDLTDILQMMGRAGRPAYDTSGIAIVYTKESKKVFYKHFLNLGFPVESSLHKVLDNHIGAEISAGTITTRQEAMDFLTWTFLYRRAHNNPTYYGIEDISQYGISQYLAKLIDSTIENLVESKCVYTGGSDELHATPFLEISSYYYLSHLTMRNFVNNVTPDFEFRDCLRVLCQATEYNELATRHGEELINMEMSQAMRYPAEDLNCEFIWDPHVKAYLLIQAYMSRVELPIADYAQDTISVLDQALRILQAYIDAAAELGYFKVVMSFIQLMQCIKQRYWYDDDPVSALPGLKLISEGKTNQTLKQLGSMKPGQLFGLAKKLGVKGENIENKETNYDYGDGDSDEMAKKQFVKIASHLPTGNLEIKQQEQDSIKVVLTHDNYPLNNDFKVYCPHFPKPQRESWFVILHDGEELHLLKRASPRLSNKKGIVACDLDIPDDLFGKELYLECVNDGLDIAYSKKISLL, from the coding sequence ATGGCATCATATACTGTATCATCGACAAAATCATACATGCAGGCTATGCAGCCTATGATAGAGGCATTGAATCGAATAAATACTGggaacaaacaacaaaaagtcCCAAATATAGACAATGAAAATGCCAAGATTACTCCTATAgataaaattttaaataaatttgcCAATGTGACCATAGATTCGTTGAAGCATATTGGAAACAAAAGTTCAGGTGCCGATGTTGTGATacatgaaattgaagatgcATGTAATAAGATTAGTAAACAACGTGGTCTTGAAAAACTGGAGATTTACACATTAgtcaaatcattattactTCAAAGTCCGACCGACGAAGAACTTCAgtcatcattatttgatatattaggatttgatgaatttgatctCATTTCGAAAATTATACAGAACAAACGAGCCTTCGCCACTAGAGAATCACTGGGATTAATGTCGTCTGAAGAAAGAGCTCAACAAGTTATTGATAATCATCAAAGAGCCAAGAATCAAACATTATTACCTAAATCAACTCATCAAAAATATCCcaatgttttcaaaaatccTGATGTTGGTAATATAATTTCCATCACGGGTAAGAAATTTGCTTTACCTCAAGGTACCACTAGAGATTCATATGCCACCCACGAAGAATTGGTGATCCCCTACCCTGAAAACAAACCAAATAAATGGATTTCAGAGAAAAATTTGGTTAAAATTTCCGATTTAGATTTCTTATGTCAGGGaacatttaaaaattataaGAATCTTAACAAAATGCAAAGTTTAGTATATCCAGTTGCGTATAACACTAATGAAAATATGTTGGTGTGTGCCCCTACTGGTGCCGGTAAAACGGATGTGGCTTTGTTAACGATATTGCATAccattaatcaatttgtcACTGAAACGGTTACTGAAGATGGGGATGTCTCCGTTGACattgattatgatgaatttaaaattgtCTATGTTGCTCCTTTAAAGGCATTAGCAGCAGAAATTGTTGAGAAATATAGTAAAAAACTCAAATGGTTAGGTATAAATGTTCGTGAATTGACCGGTGATATGCAATTGACAAGACAAGAAATAATCAATACACAAATTATAGTGACTACTCCTGAAAAATGGGATGTGGTGACAAGAAAACTGACTGGGGACTCTGAATTAGTTGCTAAAGTTAAACTTTTAATCATTGATGAAGTTCATTTATTACATGAAGATAGAGGCTCTGTTATTGAGACATTGGTTGCTCGTACTTTAAGACAAGTTGAAAGTACCCAACTGATGATTAGAGTTGTTGGGTTGTCAGCCACATTGCCAAACTATATGGATGTTGCTGATTTTCTTGGTGTCAATAGAAGTGTTGGgatgttttattttgatcaaAGTTTTAGACCTGTCCCCTTGCAGCAACAAATATTGGGTGTTCGAGGTAAAGCAGGCTCAAAATTAGCGAGAGAAAATATCGACAAGGTGTCGTATGAAAAATTAGCTGATTATATCAACCAAGGACTTCAAGTGATGGTCTTTGTTCATTCTCGGAAAGATACTGTGAACACAGCTAGAACATTTATTCGAATGGCAGTGGAATATGGAGAACtggaaattttcaattgttctgAAGCAGATTCATATGAGAAATACAAACGTGAAGCTtccaataaaaatagaagtaaagaattgaaagaattgtttGTTCATGGGTTTGGTGTCCATCATGCTGGTATGTTGCGTAGTGACCGTAATTTGACAGAGAAAATGTTTGAAAGTGGGGCAATTAAAGTGTTGTGTTGTACAGCCACACTTGCCTGGGGGGTTAATTTACCAGCTGCAGTGGTTATTGTTAAGGGAACTCAAGTATACGACTCCAAAGCTGGTggatttgttgatttgggAATTTCCGACGTGATACAAATATTTGGTCGTGCCGGTAGACCGCAGTATGAAAAGTTTGGTACGGGTATTTTGTGTACCACCAGTGATAAACTCGATCATTATGTTTCATTACTTACCCAACAGCACCCCATTGAATCGAAATTTGGAGATAAACtcattgataatttgaatgCAGAAATATCGTTGGGTACGGTCACCAATGTGGAAGAAGCGGTACAATGGCTTGGGTATACTTATATGATGGTTAGAATGAAACAGAACCCATTTGCTTATGGAATTGATTGGAAGGAATTACAAGAGGATCCTTCATTGACAAacagaagaagagaaaTGGTGTTCACCTGTGCCAAAAGACTTCACCATTTACAAATGAttatatttgatgaaaacTCTGAAGCTTTCACTCCTAAAGATTTGGGTAGAATTGCATctgatttttatttactTAGTAATTCCGTTGaaatattcaatcaaatgatGAACCCTTTGGCAACAGAAGCTGAtatattatcaatgatAAGTATGAGTAGTGAATTCGATAGCATAAAATTCagagaagaagaatctaaggaattgaaacaattggTTGAAGAAGATGCACCATGTCAAGTTGCTGGAGATGTTGATTCGCCTCAGGGCAAAACCAATATTTTACTTCAAGCTTTTGTGTCACAAGCCCATATCAAGGATTCAGCATTGATTTCCGACTCAAACTACGTAGCCCAAAATTCAGCAAGAATATGTCGGTCCTTATTTTTGATTGCCATGAATAGACGATGGGGTAAATTAATGAACATTATGTTGTCATTATGTAAATCTATTGACAAAAGAATATGGGCATTTGAACATCCCATGACTCAATTTGAATTGCCACAACCCGTGTTGCGGAATATAAAGGCCAAAAATCCATCTATGCTTGCTCTTAGAGATATGGAGGCGGGTGAATTGGGTGATTTGGTacataatttcaaaatggGCAGCATATTGTACAAACTTATAGGGAAATTTCcttttattgatattgaatcGGAAATATTCCCCATTACAACTAATGTGATGCGAGTACATGTTGACTTACAACCTGATTTTGTTTGGGATGACAAATATCATGGCAGTgctcaatttttttggttaacGGTAGAAGAATCAGATCGTTCAGAAATTTTGCAcgttgaaaaattcattttacACAAGAAACAATTACATAGTCCTCATGAAATGGATTTTATGATACCATTGTCGGATCCATTACCAGCACAAGTAGTAGTTAGAGTGGTATCGGACCTGTGGATTGGTTCAGAAACCGTACATGCAGTCTCATTCCAGCATTTGATTAGACCATCAAATGAAACTATTAAAACTGATTTGTTACGTTTGCAACCACTTCCAGTCACGGCATTGCATAATCCAGATGTGGAACAAATATATTCAtccaaatttaaatatttcaacCCCATGCAAACAATGGTTTTCCATTCCTTGTACAACACCAATTCAAGTGTATTTGTTGGATCTCCCACCGGGTCAGGTAAAACCGTGGTTGCAGAATTGGCCATTTGGCATGCTTTCAACGAGTTCCCGCTGTCAAAAGTGGTTTATATTGCTCCTATGAAGGCATTGGTTCGAGAAAGAGTCGATGATTGGAGGGAACGGATATGCAAAAACACCAGTCATAGATTAGTAGAATTGACGGGTGATTCTCTCCCCACAATTCAAGAAGTTAAAGAAGCAGATATCATTATCACGACACCAGAAAAGTTTGATGGTATTTCTCGTAATTGgcaaacaagaaaatttgttcaacaaGTATCTTTGGTGATTATGGATGAAATTCATTTGTTGGCAAGTGATCGTGGTCCAATTTTAGAAATGATTGTTAGTCGTATGAATTATATTTCTTCACAAACTAAAAAACCAATCAGATTATTAGGAATGTCAACAGCTGTTTCGAATGCGTTTGATATGGCCGGTTGGTTAGGTGTGAAAAACGgtcttttcaatttcccACAATCGGTGCGTCCAGTACCATTACAAATGTACATTGATGGATTCCCTGAAAATCTTGCCTTTTGTCCATTGATGAAGACAATGAATAAACCAGCATTTATGGCCATAAAGCAACATTCTCCTAATAAACCAGTGTTGATATTTGTGGCTTCACGTCGTCAAACAAGACTTACTGCATTGGATCTTATTCATTTATGTGGGATGGAAAGTAATCCTCGAagatttttaaaaatttctgATGACGAATTACAAGATATTTTAGAAAATGTTAAAGATGATACTTTGCGTTTATCTCTTCAATTTGGTATGGGATTGCATCATGCTGGGTTAGTTGAATCTGACCGTCAAATATCTCACAAGTTGTTTGAACAGGGGAAAATCCAAATATTGATTGCTACATCTACTTTAGCTTGGGGGGTCAATTTACCGGCTCATTTAGTTATTATCAAGGGAacacaattttttgatgCCAAGATAGAAGCATATAGAGATATGGATTTGACAGATATTTTACAAATGATGGGGAGAGCTGGTCGTCCAGCTTATGATACTAGTGGTATTGCCATAGTCTATACCAAGGAATCGAAAAAAGTATTTTACAAacattttttgaatttgggATTCCCGGTTGAGTCTTCTTTACACAAAGTGTTAGATAATCATATAGGTGCCGAGATTTCTGCCGGTACAATCACCACAAGACAAGAAGCAATGGATTTCTTAACTTGGACGTTTCTTTATAGAAGAGCCCATAATAACCCCACTTATTATGGGATTGAAGATATATCACAATATGGTATTTCCCAATATTTGGccaaattgattgatcTGACTATTGAGAATTTAGTGGAATCTAAATGTGTATACACTGGTGGATCTGATGAATTACATGCCACTCCATTTTTGGAAATATCGTCATACTATTATTTATCTCATTTAACCATGAGaaattttgttaataatgTTACTcctgattttgaatttagagATTGTTTACGAGTTCTTTGTCAGGCAACGGAATATAATGAATTAGCAACGAGACATGGagaagaattgattaaCATGGAAATGTCCCAAGCAATGAGATATCCTGCGGAAGACTTGAATTGTGAATTTATATGGGACCCACATGTAAAAGCctatttattgattcaagCATATATGAGTCGTGTTGAATTACCAATTGCTGATTATGCTCAAGATACGATTTCGGTATTGGATCAAGCCTTGCGTATTTTGCAAGCTTATATTGATGCCGCGGCTGAGTTGGGTTATTTCAAAGTGGTGATGTcgtttattcaattgatgcAATGTATCAAACAAAGATACTGGTATGATGATGATCCAGTTTCAGCATTACCGggattgaaattgattagtGAAGGTAAAACCAACCAGacattaaaacaattagGTTCAATGAAGCCAGGACAATTATTTGGATTAGCAAAGAAATTGGGTGTTAAAGGAGAGAATATTGAGaataaagaaacaaattatgactatggtgatggtgataGTGATGAAATGGCTAAGAAACAATTTGTTAAGATTGCATCTCATTTACCTACTGGGAATTTAgaaattaaacaacaagaacaagatcTGATAAAAGTTGTTTTAACTCATGATAATTATCCTTTGAATAATGACTTTAAAGTGTATTGTCCACATTTCCCTAAACCACAAAGAGAATCATGGTTTGTGATTTTACATGATGGAGAAGAATTACATTTATTGAAGAGAGCTTCACCCAGATTATCAAATAAGAAAGGAATTGTGGCATGCGATCTTGATATTCCTGATGATTTGTTTGGGAAAGAATTATACCTTGAGTGTGTGAATGATGGATTAGATATTGCttattcaaaaaagatTTCTTTACTATAA
- the MAL31 gene encoding maltose permease (Putative high-affinity maltose transporter; transcript is upregulated in clinical isolates from HIV+ patients with oral candidiasis; alkaline induced; Spider biofilm induced) — MTIEEYRPESDEKNVSTPSIVSLDDKTTNASHISNAAQENVDDYIAKFLDMSNTAKAEDERDKTMPLKECIKTFPKACFWSVVLSSALIMEGYDTNLLASFYAYQGFAKKFGRYYENLGEYQVPAKDQLGLSMCYQTGQLVGVYIGAHLVDIIGYRYTLIPALASSIGLIFIQFFAPNVHVLMVSYVLLGINWGSYQTVCVSYAMDIAPTTLRLYLTTYINCCWVFGQLISSGVVKAISQSSDPHAYRIAFAIQWIWPIPIMTGIFFAPESPWFLVRKGRLEQAKHALERLLSQSEHIPDKSIISQSMLTKIQMTIKEEDAVSAGSSIIECFKGTNFRRTRIAAFTWLIQNITGSSLMGYSTYFYQNAGVPVSMSFTFSIIQYCLGIVGTIGSWFLSQKCGRFTIYFYGLCAMTVLLLLTGGMGTSDKKSLSMAVGSMLLVYTFVYDLTIGPMCYCIVGEMPSSKLRAKTVMLARNLYNIAGIIVAIVTPYMLNPTQWNWKAKSAFLWAGFAILSAIWVYFELPETKGRTFAELDKMFEDKVPARKFKYTTPTTFDAGEMMEKMGNSGLKSIVHDTEHVESSHIETKA; from the coding sequence ATGACCATTGAAGAATATAGACCCGAATCagatgaaaaaaatgtgTCGACTCCATCCATCGTGAGTTTGGATGATAAGACAACTAATGCTTCACATATTTCCAATGCTGCTCAAGAAAATGTCGATGACTATATCGCCAAGTTCTTGGATATGTCCAATACTGCTAAAGCTGAAGATGAAAGAGATAAAACTATGCCGCTTAAAGAATGTATAAAAACTTTCCCTAAGGCGTGCTTTTGGTCAGTGGTTTTATCGTCAGCTTTAATTATGGAAGGTTATGATACTAATTTGCTCGCTAGTTTTTACGCTTATCAAGGTTTTGCTAAGAAATTTGGTAGATATTACGAAAATTTGGGTGAATACCAAGTCCCAGCAAAGGATCAACTTGGGTTGTCAATGTGTTATCAAACTGGTCAATTAGTCGGTGTTTATATTGGTGCTCATTTAGTTGATATTATTGGTTACAGATATACACTTATTCCAGCTTTGGCTTCTTCAATTGGGTTgattttcattcaattttttgctCCAAATGTTCATGTATTAATGGTTTCTTATGTGTTGTTAGGGATTAATTGGGGTAGTTATCAAACAGTGTGTGTTTCTTACGCTATGGATATAGCCCCTACAACATTGCGACTTTATCTTACCACCTATATCAACTGTTGTTGGGTTTTCGgtcaattaatttcatcagGGGTTGTTAAAGCCATCCTGCAACTGTCCGATCCTCATGCATATCGTATTGCCTTTGCTATACAATGGATTTGGCCCATTCCAATTATGACTGGTATCTTTTTCGCTCCTGAATCACCTTGGTTCTTGGTCAGAAAAGGTCGTTTGGAACAAGCCAAGCATGCCTTGGAACGTTTATTGTCTCAAAGTGAACATATCCCCGATAAGTCTATCATTTCCCAAAGTATGTTGACAAAAATCCAAATGACtatcaaagaagaagatgctGTTTCTGCTGGTTCATCTATTATTGAATGTTTTAAAGGTACAAACTTTAGGAGAACTAGAATTGCTGCTTTCACTTGGTTGATTCAAAACATTACCGGATCAAGTTTGATGGGTTATTCAACATATTTCTATCAAAACGCTGGTGTTCCAGTTTCCATGTCATTCACTTTCTCGATCATTCAATATTGTTTAGGTATCGTTGGTACCATTGGATCTTGGTTCTTGTCACAAAAATGTGGTCGTTTCACAATCTACTTTTATGGATTATGTGCCATGACAGTACTTTTGTTGCTTACTGGTGGTATGGGTACGTCCGACAAAAAATCACTTAGTATGGCCGTTGGTAGTATGCTTTTGGTTTACACATTTGTTTACGATTTGACCATCGGACCAATGTGTTACTGTATTGTTGGTGAAATGCCATCATCCAAACTTAGAGCCAAGACGGTGATGTTGGCAAGAAACTTGTATAATATTGCTGgtattattgttgctaTTGTTACTCCATACATGTTGAATCCTACTCAATGGAATTGGAAGGCAAAATCTGCATTCTTGTGGGCTGGTTTCGCAATCTTATCTGCTATTTGGGTATACTTTGAATTACCTGAAACTAAAGGTAGAACTTTTGCTGAATTGGATAAGATGTTTGAAGATAAAGTTCCAGCaagaaaattcaaatacaCTACTCCAACCACTTTTGATGCTGGAGAAATGATGGAAAAGATGGGTAATTCTGGTCTCAAAAGTATTGTTCACGATACTGAGCATGTTGAGAGTTCTCATATCGAAACAAAGGCTTGA